The DNA region CTGTATCGGTAAGCTAGAAAAGTCGCTCTGGGTTGCGGTGGGGGTAAACATCAGCATCGGCGAAAGATCGACCGTGCCGTAAGTACCGCTGCCAGCTAGAACATCTCTTAAAAAAGTATCTTCAATGGGTGGAGGATTGGCAATAATGCGATCGCTCGAACAGCCTAAAGATACATCAGTTAATAAGCAAAAAAAACGCGATCTAGTTCCCTGGACTACAAGAAATTTGCCGACTCGCATATCTTCCACCGATACATCGGGGTGTAATCTTACTTCTAAACCTTTGGTTAAAGAACCTTGAATAACCGAACCTAAGGGGATCTGAGAATTCATGTTTTGTTGATGATCGGGGTTTTCTTAAGCTGCGAAGCCGACTAGGTTTTTGCCAATATGCAGGGTTTTTTTGCTAACTTACGCTTATTGCGCTAATTCTAGCCGATTTAGTTTTTAATATCCTATCAGATCAAAATAAAAAGTTATTATGCAAAGTACTAAAGAACTAATCTTAGCCACAATGGGCTGCGGGACATGGGCGTGGGGTAACCGTCTGTTGTGGGGTTATGACGAGAGTATGGACAGTCAATTACAGCAGGTGTTTAATCTTTGCGTTAGTAATGGAGTAACTCTGTTTGATACTGGTGATTCTTATGGTACAGGTAAACTCAACGGTCAGAGCGAAAAGCTGTTAGGAAGATTTGAGCGGGAATATTTGGGAGTGAATAAAGAGCAGATTTGTCTGGCAACTAAATTAGCTGCTTATCCCTGGCGGTTAACTTCAAAGTCGATGATAAAAGCAGGATTTGCCTCCGTACAACGGATGGGTAGAGTAGATCTAGCACAGATGCACTGGTCAACGGCTAATTATTTTCCTTGGCAAGAATGGCAGCTATTGGATGGTTTGGCAGATTTATACGAACAGGGGGTAATTAAAGGTATAGGACTATCTAACTATGGTACGAAGAGATTGATTAAAGTTCACCAGAAATTTAGCGATCGCCAAATTCCGATTGCTAGCTTACAGGTACAGTATTCTCTGCTCTCTACTTATCCCGTAAATGATTTGGGCATCAAAGACACCTGCGATGAATTGGGAATAAAATTAATTGCCTATAGTCCTTTATGTTTGGGTGTTCTAACTGGAAAATATTCCCATCCTAGTACCTATCCTAAAGGTTTACGAGGCTTGCTGTTCAAAAGATTAGTTCCTGAGGCCAAACCGTTGTTGAACTGTTTGAGTGCGATCGCGCAATACCGTAATAAAACGATGGCTCAAGTGGCTATTAATTGGTGCATTGCCAAGGGTGCAATTCCGATTCCTGGAGCAAAAAATCTCAAACAAGCACAAGAAAATATTGCAGCTAAGGATTGGTTACTAGACGCAGGCGAAGTGGCAGAATTAGACTGTACAGCAGCAAAAATAAATAAGCCAATGGTGCAGAATGTTTTTCAAACTCGCTAATTGTCGATAATTCCATCTTTTACAGCGAATTTCAGTTGAGTAGAACTTATTACTTAGACAAATCAATCTAGTCTACCCAATCAAAAACTTTTGTAATCTACATCTGGCTAAATTAATTGCTCTATGTCGAGTGCAGAATATAGGTAAATTAACTTACTCAGGGTATTCTTCAGCAACTACAGGAAAATCTCCCGAGCGTTCAGAAGGAATGGCAGCAATAATGGCATCAATTACTTTAGAGATTGGAATAATTTCTAAGCCAATGTCATCGGGTAAGCTTTGCCCTTTAGGTACGATCGCTTTTTTAAATCCTAGTTTAGCTGCTTCTTTTAAACGTAATTCCATCTGGGAAACTAGACGCACCTGTCCCCCTAAACCAACTTCGCCAATTAAAACCGTACGAGGATCGACTACGCGATCGCGAAAACTAGCGACAATAGCGATCGCTACTCCCAAATCCGCCGCCGGTTCTCCTACCCCTAAACCACCAACCGAAGCCACGTAAGCATCAAGTTTTGATAATGGTACACCGACTCTTTTTTCTAGTACGGCTAATATTTGCTGTAGGCGGTTATAATCTATTCCTGTCGTAGAGCGGCGGGGAGAAGTATAGCTAGTGGGACTAACTAAAGCTTGAATTTCTACTACAAGTGGGCGAGTTCCTTCGCAGGCAACAACGATTGATGTACCAGGGGAAGCTTCGTCTCGATTACCGAGAAATAATTCTGAGGGATTATCTACCTCAACTAAACCCCCTTCAGCCATTTCAAAGATGCCGATTTCATGAGTTGCGCCAAAGCGGTTTTTCACCGAGCGCAGCAGACGATGAGAAGCATAGCGATCGCCCTCAAAATATAGTACTGTATCAACTAAGTGTTCTAATACTCTCGGTCCTGCGATCGCGCCTTCTTTGGTAACATGACCGACAATTAGTAGGGTAATATTTTCTCTTTTTCCTACCTGCATTAATGCCGAGGTGCATTCCCTAACTTGCGCTACAGAACCAGGAGAAGAAGTTAAGGCAGCAAAATGTAGCGTTTGAATACTATCAATTACCGCTACTTGAGGCTTCAATGATTCGAGTTCTCGCAAGATTTCTTCTAAATCCGTTTCTGGCATTACGTAAAGATTATTGTCTTTTTTATGAGGAGACTTGCCATTTTGCTTACCATTATTAGCCGCTGCTGTTTTAGTATCTGCTACATCCAAACGAGAGGCTCTTAATTTTACCTGTTGTCCAGACTCCTCTGCCGAAACATAAAGAATTCGGGGTAAACTATAGGATAATTTATTCGCTACCTGCAATAGCAAAGTCGATTTACCAATCCCTGGATCTCCACCAATCAGAACTAGAGAACCAGGAACAACACCTCCGCCTAAGACGCGATCGAATTCTGCATACCCTGAAGGAAATCGTTCTTGAACGTCGTTGTTAATTTCCGAAAATTTTAGAGAGGCTCTAGGCTTTGCTGTTCCAGATATCTTGTTATTAGAACGAGTCCCAGACTGCCATCCTCCTCTGCTGTATCCCCCTCCGCCCGAAGCAATTTCAACTGGTTCTTCAGAAATAGTGCCGAACTCGTTACATTCTTTACACAAGCCGAACCACTGGCTGTATTCAGCCGCACAATTATTGCAGACATATATTTGTTTTGCTTTAGCCATTTGCTTAAATAAAATTAGCGAATTAAAGAAATAAAAAGATAAGTAATACACTTTAAAGATAATACAAGCTCAATCCTAAGAAACTTTAAAAGCTTCAAAGATAAATTAAATCTGAAAAAACTCCTCAATTGTGCGAATAGTTAGAATATTCGCCGTAGAATAGACGTTTAGTGCTATTAAGAGTTGCCGACACAACAGCGTATACTGTTAGGCAATTAAAATTTAACTTAAAGATCAGTAATTTTACTTAAAAAAGGAGTGTCTAATAACTTGGAAACTAATAAAGAAAAAATTTTAGTCGTGGACGATGAGGCTAGCATCCGTCGCATTTTAGAAACTCGTCTTTCCATGATTGGCTACGATGTAGTTACCGCTGCCGATGGCGAAGAAGCTTTAGAAACTTTTCGTACTGCTGAACCTAGTTTGGTAGTTCTGGATGTAATGATGCCTAAGCTAGATGGCTATGGTGTTTGTCAAGAATTGCGCAAGGAATCAGATATTCCTATTATAATGCTCACTGCTTTGGGAGACGTTGCCGATCGCATCACTGGTTTGGAATTAGGTGCAGATGATTATGTCGTTAAGCCTTTCTCTCCTAAAGAATTAGAAGCCAGAATTCGCTCCGTACTGCGCCGAGTTGAGAAAAATGGCGCGCCTGGCATTCCCAGTTCGGGAGTAATTCACGTTGGTTCGATCAAGATTGATACCAACAAACGTCAAGTATACAAAGGTGATGAACGTATTCGCCTTACAGGAATGGAATTTAGTTTGCTAGAGCTATTGGTTAGCCGTTCAGGTGAACCTTTCTCCCGTTCAGAAATCTTACAGGAAGTATGGGGTTACACTCCTGAGCGTCATGTAGACACCCGCGTAGTCGATGTGCATATCTCTCGTCTACGTGCCAAGTTAGAAGACGATCCCAGCAATCCCGAACTAATCCTTACTGCTAGAGGTACTGGCTACTTATTTCAACGCATCCTAGAAGCAGGGGAAGAATAAGCCAAGAGTCAACCTTAACAGTTTGAAGGCAC from Coleofasciculaceae cyanobacterium includes:
- a CDS encoding aldo/keto reductase, with the protein product MQSTKELILATMGCGTWAWGNRLLWGYDESMDSQLQQVFNLCVSNGVTLFDTGDSYGTGKLNGQSEKLLGRFEREYLGVNKEQICLATKLAAYPWRLTSKSMIKAGFASVQRMGRVDLAQMHWSTANYFPWQEWQLLDGLADLYEQGVIKGIGLSNYGTKRLIKVHQKFSDRQIPIASLQVQYSLLSTYPVNDLGIKDTCDELGIKLIAYSPLCLGVLTGKYSHPSTYPKGLRGLLFKRLVPEAKPLLNCLSAIAQYRNKTMAQVAINWCIAKGAIPIPGAKNLKQAQENIAAKDWLLDAGEVAELDCTAAKINKPMVQNVFQTR
- a CDS encoding response regulator transcription factor, yielding METNKEKILVVDDEASIRRILETRLSMIGYDVVTAADGEEALETFRTAEPSLVVLDVMMPKLDGYGVCQELRKESDIPIIMLTALGDVADRITGLELGADDYVVKPFSPKELEARIRSVLRRVEKNGAPGIPSSGVIHVGSIKIDTNKRQVYKGDERIRLTGMEFSLLELLVSRSGEPFSRSEILQEVWGYTPERHVDTRVVDVHISRLRAKLEDDPSNPELILTARGTGYLFQRILEAGEE
- the radA gene encoding DNA repair protein RadA; this translates as MAKAKQIYVCNNCAAEYSQWFGLCKECNEFGTISEEPVEIASGGGGYSRGGWQSGTRSNNKISGTAKPRASLKFSEINNDVQERFPSGYAEFDRVLGGGVVPGSLVLIGGDPGIGKSTLLLQVANKLSYSLPRILYVSAEESGQQVKLRASRLDVADTKTAAANNGKQNGKSPHKKDNNLYVMPETDLEEILRELESLKPQVAVIDSIQTLHFAALTSSPGSVAQVRECTSALMQVGKRENITLLIVGHVTKEGAIAGPRVLEHLVDTVLYFEGDRYASHRLLRSVKNRFGATHEIGIFEMAEGGLVEVDNPSELFLGNRDEASPGTSIVVACEGTRPLVVEIQALVSPTSYTSPRRSTTGIDYNRLQQILAVLEKRVGVPLSKLDAYVASVGGLGVGEPAADLGVAIAIVASFRDRVVDPRTVLIGEVGLGGQVRLVSQMELRLKEAAKLGFKKAIVPKGQSLPDDIGLEIIPISKVIDAIIAAIPSERSGDFPVVAEEYPE